A genomic region of Ensifer adhaerens contains the following coding sequences:
- a CDS encoding electron transfer flavoprotein subunit beta/FixA family protein has translation MKILVTVKRVVDYNVKIRVKADGSGVELANVKMSMNPFDEISVEEALRLKEAGKAEEVVVVSVGPAKAEETLRTALAMGADRAILVETEDQVEPLAVAKIVKGVAEAEQPGLIIVGKQAIDDDSNQTGQMLSALLGWAQGTFASKVEIGDGKATVTREVDGGLQTIDIKLPAVVTTDLRLNEPRYASLPNIMKAKKKPLDKKSPADFGVDTSARLKVLKTEEPSGRKAGIKVKSVAELVEKLKTEAGVL, from the coding sequence ATGAAAATACTTGTGACGGTGAAGCGGGTCGTTGACTACAACGTCAAGATCCGCGTGAAGGCAGACGGTTCGGGCGTCGAGCTTGCCAACGTGAAGATGTCGATGAACCCGTTCGACGAGATCTCGGTCGAAGAGGCGCTGCGGCTGAAGGAAGCCGGCAAGGCCGAGGAAGTCGTCGTCGTTTCCGTCGGCCCGGCCAAGGCCGAAGAGACGCTGAGAACTGCGCTTGCCATGGGTGCCGACCGCGCCATCCTGGTCGAGACCGAAGACCAGGTCGAGCCGCTCGCCGTTGCCAAGATCGTCAAGGGTGTGGCCGAGGCCGAACAGCCGGGCCTGATCATCGTCGGCAAGCAGGCGATCGACGACGATTCGAACCAGACCGGCCAGATGCTGTCGGCGCTGCTCGGCTGGGCGCAGGGCACCTTTGCCTCCAAGGTCGAGATCGGCGATGGCAAGGCGACCGTGACCCGCGAAGTCGACGGCGGTCTGCAGACGATCGACATCAAGCTGCCGGCAGTCGTCACCACCGACCTGCGCCTGAACGAGCCGCGCTACGCGTCGCTGCCGAACATCATGAAGGCGAAGAAGAAGCCGCTCGACAAGAAGTCGCCGGCCGACTTCGGCGTCGACACGTCAGCCCGCCTCAAGGTGCTGAAGACCGAGGAACCGTCGGGCCGCAAGGCCGGCATCAAGGTCAAGTCGGTCGCCGAGCTCGTCGAAAAGCTCAAGACCGAAGCCGGCGTGCTCTAA
- a CDS encoding electron transfer flavoprotein subunit alpha/FixB family protein encodes MAILLLADHDSNHLSDQTAKALTAASKIASGTGADVHILVAGAGAKQAAEQASKLAGVAKVLVADDASLANNLAEPLAALIVSLAGNYDTIVAAATSVGKNVLPRVAALLDVAQVSEIIEVVSSDTFKRPIYAGNAIQTVQTTEAKRVITVRTASFASAAEGGSAAIESVSAAANPGVSSFVADALSSSDRPELTSAKIIISGGRALGSSEKFQEVILPVADKLGAAVGASRAAVDAGYAPNDWQVGQTGKVVAPDLYIACGISGAIQHLAGMKDSKVIVAINKDEEAPIFQVADYGLVADLFEALPELQKAL; translated from the coding sequence ATGGCCATTCTTCTTCTGGCTGACCACGACAGCAACCACCTTTCCGACCAGACCGCCAAGGCGCTGACCGCTGCCTCCAAGATTGCCAGTGGGACTGGAGCCGACGTGCACATCCTCGTTGCCGGTGCCGGCGCCAAGCAGGCGGCCGAACAGGCCTCCAAGCTTGCGGGCGTCGCCAAGGTTCTCGTTGCCGACGACGCCTCGCTTGCCAACAATCTCGCCGAGCCGCTGGCAGCCCTCATCGTCTCGCTCGCCGGCAACTACGACACGATCGTCGCTGCCGCGACCTCGGTCGGCAAGAACGTGCTGCCGCGCGTCGCAGCCCTGCTCGACGTTGCCCAGGTCTCGGAAATCATCGAGGTCGTCTCTTCCGACACATTCAAACGTCCGATCTATGCCGGCAATGCCATCCAGACGGTGCAGACGACGGAAGCCAAGCGCGTCATCACCGTGCGCACCGCCTCCTTCGCCTCTGCCGCCGAAGGCGGTTCGGCGGCAATCGAAAGCGTTTCGGCCGCGGCCAACCCGGGTGTTTCCTCCTTCGTTGCCGATGCCCTGTCGTCGTCCGATCGTCCGGAACTGACCTCGGCCAAGATCATCATCTCCGGTGGCCGTGCGCTCGGCTCGTCGGAAAAGTTCCAGGAAGTGATCCTGCCGGTGGCCGACAAGCTCGGTGCGGCCGTCGGTGCCTCGCGCGCTGCAGTCGATGCCGGCTACGCCCCGAACGACTGGCAGGTTGGCCAGACCGGCAAGGTGGTCGCCCCCGATCTCTACATCGCCTGCGGCATCTCCGGTGCCATCCAGCACCTGGCTGGCATGAAGGACTCGAAGGTCATCGTCGCGATCAACAAGGACGAAGAGGCACCGATCTTCCAGGTCGCCGACTACGGCCTCGTTGCCGATCTCTTCGAAGCGCTGCCCGAGTTGCAGAAGGCCCTGTAA
- a CDS encoding 3-hydroxybutyryl-CoA dehydrogenase has protein sequence MIKTVGIIGAGQMGCGIAHVSAIAGYKVQIYDLAADRIEAGLATVNGNLARQVSSGKMTDEARKAALALIKGSSDINDLSQADLVIEAVTEDETIKRKIYGQVCPILKPEAILATNTSSLSITRLASATDRPEHFMGIHFMNPVPVMKLVELVRGIATDESTFKTAKEFVATLDKTVTVAEDFPAFIVNRILLPMINEAIYTLYEGVGSVEAIDTAMKLGANHPMGPLQLADFIGLDTCLSIMQVLYDGLADSKYRPCPLLVKYVEAGWLGRKSGRGFYDYRGEVPVPTR, from the coding sequence ATGATCAAGACTGTCGGAATTATTGGTGCCGGGCAAATGGGCTGTGGCATCGCGCATGTTTCGGCAATCGCCGGATACAAGGTGCAGATCTACGATCTTGCCGCTGACCGGATCGAAGCAGGGCTTGCCACCGTCAACGGCAACCTCGCCCGCCAGGTATCGTCCGGCAAGATGACCGACGAGGCCCGCAAGGCGGCGCTCGCGCTGATCAAGGGCTCATCCGACATCAACGACCTGTCGCAGGCCGACCTGGTGATCGAAGCCGTCACCGAAGACGAGACGATCAAGCGTAAGATCTACGGCCAGGTTTGTCCGATCCTGAAGCCGGAAGCGATCCTCGCAACCAACACCTCTTCCCTGTCGATCACGCGCCTCGCCTCGGCCACTGATCGTCCCGAGCATTTCATGGGCATCCACTTCATGAACCCGGTTCCGGTCATGAAGCTCGTCGAGCTCGTGCGCGGCATCGCCACGGACGAGTCAACCTTCAAGACCGCCAAGGAATTCGTCGCGACGCTCGACAAGACCGTAACGGTCGCAGAAGATTTCCCGGCCTTCATCGTCAACCGCATCCTGCTGCCAATGATCAACGAGGCGATCTATACCCTTTACGAGGGTGTTGGCAGCGTCGAGGCGATCGACACGGCCATGAAGCTGGGCGCCAACCATCCGATGGGCCCGCTGCAGCTTGCCGACTTCATCGGCCTCGACACCTGCCTGTCGATCATGCAGGTGCTCTATGATGGCTTGGCGGACTCCAAGTACCGCCCCTGCCCGCTTCTGGTGAAGTATGTCGAGGCAGGCTGGCTCGGCCGCAAGTCCGGCCGCGGCTTCTACGACTACCGCGGCGAAGTACCAGTTCCGACCCGATAA
- a CDS encoding sulfatase-like hydrolase/transferase has protein sequence MGSQAIAARAARSIPSLLNARAWRFALILGVAPNLAMLLVLPFYVAARPLSPLLYVFAGALALRTRPALAYFLFPLVAVVDLSFVAMAVFHLPFGTAIQSMRYMASLDLTSSAFYVVVLGFFVANGLAIAAVVNRNRQALQGAMVLPAILVAIGVASFERQINRPFLKQPAQSFESALTINGVTSAAVADGGRNMLFVMVEGLGALSDPAHAAILSQRLQPALDTGRYALSSGLSNFEGSTTGAESRELCGKWGDHRDYLDQVAYDCFPAAMADRGYRTISYHGFSQQMFERETWYPRIGFQETHFLESLVAADDRFRRRCGSVFAGLCDKDVADAVHDRLLKQPTERKFLYWLTLNSHIPYVRKQGGDLKCGSDAATIKNTQVCELTELWADVFDSVATIAKDPTLPPTDIFIVGDHTTPLWSRAAAGHFTPHKVQWYLLRDNRDVPVRG, from the coding sequence ATGGGTTCGCAAGCCATAGCCGCAAGAGCAGCGCGGTCGATCCCTTCATTGCTGAATGCGAGGGCGTGGCGCTTTGCTCTGATCCTCGGTGTGGCGCCCAATCTGGCGATGCTTCTGGTCTTGCCGTTCTACGTGGCAGCACGACCGCTTTCGCCATTGCTCTACGTGTTTGCGGGTGCACTCGCGCTACGCACGCGGCCTGCGCTGGCTTATTTTCTGTTCCCGCTCGTTGCCGTCGTTGATCTGAGCTTCGTGGCTATGGCGGTATTCCATCTGCCGTTCGGTACTGCGATCCAGTCGATGCGCTACATGGCGTCCCTCGATCTCACCTCATCGGCTTTTTACGTGGTGGTGCTCGGCTTCTTTGTCGCTAACGGCCTTGCAATCGCCGCCGTTGTGAACCGCAATCGGCAGGCTTTGCAAGGTGCAATGGTGCTGCCAGCGATCCTGGTTGCAATCGGCGTGGCGTCATTTGAGCGCCAAATCAATCGCCCTTTCCTCAAGCAGCCTGCTCAATCATTCGAAAGCGCCCTTACAATCAACGGCGTCACCTCCGCAGCCGTTGCGGACGGGGGGCGAAACATGCTGTTCGTCATGGTGGAGGGTCTTGGTGCACTGTCCGACCCTGCGCATGCCGCAATTCTCTCACAGCGCCTCCAACCGGCCCTCGATACCGGGCGCTACGCGCTTTCAAGCGGCCTCAGCAATTTCGAGGGCTCGACGACCGGGGCGGAATCTCGCGAACTCTGCGGGAAATGGGGCGACCACAGGGATTATCTGGACCAGGTCGCCTACGACTGCTTCCCCGCGGCGATGGCCGATCGTGGCTACCGCACCATTTCCTATCACGGCTTTTCGCAACAGATGTTCGAGCGGGAGACGTGGTATCCACGAATTGGCTTTCAGGAAACGCACTTCCTCGAAAGTCTGGTAGCCGCCGATGATCGGTTTCGCCGGCGCTGCGGTAGCGTTTTTGCCGGTCTGTGCGACAAAGACGTCGCCGACGCCGTCCACGACCGGCTGTTGAAACAACCGACCGAACGGAAATTTCTGTACTGGCTGACACTGAATTCCCACATCCCCTACGTGCGCAAGCAGGGAGGCGATCTGAAGTGTGGCAGTGACGCAGCGACGATAAAGAACACGCAAGTGTGCGAGTTGACCGAGTTGTGGGCCGACGTCTTTGACAGCGTTGCGACGATTGCCAAAGACCCGACCTTGCCGCCGACTGACATTTTCATCGTCGGCGACCATACGACACCGCTATGGAGCCGCGCCGCGGCAGGGCATTTCACGCCCCACAAGGTTCAGTGGTATCTGTTGCGCGACAATCGCGACGTACCCGTCAGAGGGTGA
- the tlpA gene encoding thiol:disulfide interchange protein TlpA: MPDQKKSPPAVKLFALAALFGVIVGAAAVYVKETGSGNGEGTETANASCPLTSAKVASLTPFMKGHVAAMSPASTPRPIALDFNGPDGKPTNVSAFAGKTLLVNLWATWCVPCREEMPALNALQKSLGSDKFEVVAINIDVGDDEKPKAFLDETAVHDLGYYRDASMGVFNNMKKEGLAFGLPATLLLDDKGCLIGSMNGPAAWDSDDAKALITAAVRG; the protein is encoded by the coding sequence ATGCCCGACCAGAAGAAATCCCCCCCGGCCGTGAAACTGTTCGCGCTCGCCGCCCTGTTTGGCGTGATCGTCGGTGCGGCAGCGGTATACGTGAAGGAGACCGGGTCTGGCAATGGCGAGGGAACCGAAACGGCGAATGCCAGCTGCCCGCTGACATCGGCCAAGGTCGCGTCCCTGACGCCGTTCATGAAGGGACATGTCGCCGCAATGTCGCCGGCGTCAACGCCGCGGCCGATCGCGCTCGACTTCAACGGTCCCGACGGCAAGCCGACCAATGTCTCCGCCTTTGCCGGCAAGACCCTGCTCGTCAATCTCTGGGCCACCTGGTGCGTGCCCTGCCGCGAGGAAATGCCGGCGCTGAACGCGCTGCAGAAGTCGCTCGGCAGCGACAAGTTCGAGGTCGTAGCAATCAATATCGATGTCGGCGACGATGAGAAGCCGAAGGCGTTTCTCGACGAGACCGCCGTTCACGACCTTGGCTACTACCGTGACGCCTCCATGGGCGTGTTCAACAACATGAAGAAGGAAGGCCTTGCCTTCGGCCTGCCGGCAACGCTGCTGCTCGACGACAAGGGCTGCCTCATCGGCTCGATGAACGGCCCGGCCGCCTGGGACAGCGACGATGCCAAGGCGCTGATCACGGCTGCCGTCAGAGGGTAG
- the argH gene encoding argininosuccinate lyase, whose protein sequence is MADGNSETKSSNQMWGGRFASGPDAIMEEINASIGFDKKLYAQDIRGSIAHATMLAHQGIISSEDKDKIVHGLNTILSEIESGQFEFSRRLEDIHMNIEARLATLIGPAAGRLHTARSRNDQVALDFRLWVKEELQRTEKALTALIAAFLDRAEEHADTVMPGFTHLQTAQPVTFGHHCMAYVEMFGRDRSRVRHAIEHMDESPIGAAALAGTGFPIDRHMTAKALGFAGPTRNSIDTVSDRDFALEFLSMASITATHLSRLAEEIVIWSTPQFGFIRLSDAFSTGSSIMPQKKNPDAAELVRAKTGRINGSLIALLTVMKGLPLAYSKDMQEDKEQVFDAAESLELAIAAMTGMVRDMTVRTDRMKAAAGSGYSTATDLADWLVREAGLPFRDAHHVTGRAVALAEQKTCDLADLSLADLQSIHADITDKVFDVLTVEASVASRTSFGGTAPNEVRKQIAWWRARN, encoded by the coding sequence ATGGCTGACGGCAATTCCGAGACGAAATCCTCCAACCAAATGTGGGGCGGTCGCTTTGCCTCGGGTCCGGACGCGATCATGGAGGAGATAAATGCCTCGATCGGCTTCGACAAGAAGCTCTATGCCCAGGACATCCGCGGCTCAATAGCGCATGCGACCATGCTGGCGCATCAAGGCATCATTTCTTCTGAAGACAAAGACAAGATCGTTCACGGCCTCAACACGATCCTGTCAGAGATCGAAAGCGGCCAGTTCGAATTCTCGCGCCGCCTCGAAGACATCCACATGAACATCGAGGCGCGGCTTGCAACGCTGATCGGCCCCGCCGCCGGACGCCTGCATACCGCCCGCTCGCGCAACGACCAGGTGGCGCTCGATTTCCGCCTCTGGGTCAAGGAAGAGCTGCAGCGGACCGAGAAGGCGCTGACGGCGCTCATCGCCGCCTTCCTCGACCGCGCCGAGGAGCATGCCGATACCGTCATGCCGGGCTTTACGCACCTGCAGACGGCACAGCCCGTCACCTTCGGCCATCACTGCATGGCCTATGTCGAGATGTTTGGCCGCGACCGCTCGCGCGTACGCCACGCCATCGAGCACATGGACGAAAGCCCGATCGGTGCTGCGGCACTTGCCGGCACCGGTTTCCCCATCGACCGGCACATGACGGCCAAGGCGCTCGGCTTTGCCGGCCCGACCCGCAACTCGATCGACACCGTGTCGGACCGCGATTTCGCGCTTGAATTCCTGTCGATGGCATCGATCACGGCCACGCACCTGTCGCGCCTCGCGGAAGAGATCGTCATCTGGTCGACGCCGCAATTCGGCTTCATCCGATTGTCGGATGCGTTCTCGACCGGCTCCTCGATCATGCCGCAGAAGAAGAACCCCGATGCCGCCGAACTGGTGCGCGCCAAGACCGGCCGCATCAACGGTTCGTTGATCGCGCTGCTCACGGTCATGAAGGGCCTGCCGCTCGCCTATTCCAAGGACATGCAGGAAGACAAGGAACAGGTCTTCGACGCTGCGGAGAGCCTTGAGCTGGCGATTGCCGCCATGACCGGCATGGTGCGGGACATGACTGTTCGCACCGACCGCATGAAGGCGGCTGCCGGCTCCGGCTATTCGACTGCGACCGATCTTGCCGACTGGCTGGTGCGTGAGGCAGGCCTGCCGTTCCGCGACGCCCACCACGTCACCGGCCGCGCCGTCGCGCTTGCCGAACAGAAGACCTGCGACCTCGCGGATCTCTCGCTTGCCGATCTGCAGTCGATCCATGCCGACATCACCGACAAGGTCTTCGACGTCCTGACGGTCGAGGCATCGGTTGCCAGCCGCACCTCCTTCGGCGGCACGGCCCCCAACGAGGTCCGCAAGCAGATCGCCTGGTGGCGCGCCCGCAACTAA
- the lptM gene encoding LPS translocon maturation chaperone LptM: MTFTKAARLALLLAIPGLVLVGCGRKGDLDRPGSTAPINTKAPAGTVEQKEKPDDRPFLLDPLL, translated from the coding sequence ATGACATTCACGAAGGCGGCCCGGCTTGCGCTCCTGCTGGCGATCCCCGGGCTGGTTCTTGTCGGTTGCGGACGCAAGGGCGATCTCGACCGTCCCGGTTCGACGGCGCCGATCAACACCAAGGCGCCCGCCGGAACCGTGGAGCAAAAGGAAAAACCGGACGACCGTCCCTTCCTGCTCG